Proteins encoded within one genomic window of Chitinophagales bacterium:
- a CDS encoding Crp/Fnr family transcriptional regulator, whose protein sequence is MQHFTCHNCAVRSESIFKGIHSEELHQIDALKQCKFYEKGDYLFHEGDDPKGIFCLRAGKVKVCKIGSDGKEQITHLVHAGQNLGHRALFAEEKFSGSAVALEKVHVCFIPRNSLQELAKKNPEVVWAVSKLLAKELGEAERSMTHLAQDSARSRLISALKTLVDNYGYSRDSMTINAQVTRQDIADIAGASRETITRQLYNLQDENLILLSGKKIVILDKSIFNVT, encoded by the coding sequence ATGCAGCATTTTACATGTCATAATTGTGCGGTACGTTCAGAGTCTATATTCAAAGGAATACACTCTGAAGAGCTCCATCAAATTGATGCTTTAAAACAGTGCAAGTTTTACGAAAAAGGAGATTACCTTTTTCATGAAGGGGACGATCCTAAAGGAATATTCTGTTTGAGAGCAGGAAAAGTAAAAGTCTGTAAAATAGGCTCTGATGGCAAGGAGCAAATAACCCATCTTGTTCACGCAGGGCAAAATTTAGGACATCGAGCCTTATTCGCTGAAGAAAAATTTAGTGGTTCAGCAGTAGCCCTTGAAAAAGTGCATGTTTGTTTTATCCCTAGAAATTCTCTACAAGAACTAGCAAAAAAAAATCCTGAGGTAGTGTGGGCTGTTTCCAAACTTTTGGCTAAGGAACTCGGAGAGGCGGAGCGCTCTATGACCCATTTGGCTCAGGATTCTGCTCGCAGCAGATTGATTTCGGCTCTTAAAACGCTCGTGGACAACTATGGATATTCAAGAGATAGCATGACTATCAATGCCCAAGTTACTCGACAAGATATAGCAGATATAGCAGGTGCGAGTCGCGAAACAATTACTCGCCAATTGTATAATTTGCAAGATGAAAATTTGATACTTCTTTCTGGCAAGAAAATTGTCATTTTAGACAAATCCATCTTTAATGTGACCTAG
- a CDS encoding TPM domain-containing protein produces MAKFKQFFILFILLGAFGFSAKSQNYPPRPEPAVYVNDFAEIFQDFQRSELEAMLIDYYDSTSTQIVVVTMKSLDGMAASQYAVELGEKWGIGQADKDNGVLFLIAPKERTMFILTGRGTQERLTDVFIGRIRDNYILPEFKVGNYYSGVRLGIIQMMNRLSGSFQSDNNSTEDGEISLGLLLMILLIIFLVMWFLGKLAKGMNYSETYSGRGYRDNWGGGGFWGTGGGSSWGGSGSWGSGSSGGSFGGGSFDGGGAGGSW; encoded by the coding sequence ATGGCAAAATTTAAGCAGTTTTTTATTCTTTTCATTTTACTGGGGGCATTTGGTTTTTCAGCTAAATCTCAAAATTATCCTCCTCGCCCAGAACCAGCAGTCTATGTCAATGATTTTGCTGAAATATTTCAAGACTTTCAGCGATCAGAATTAGAAGCAATGTTAATCGACTATTATGACTCTACCTCTACGCAGATTGTTGTAGTAACAATGAAATCTTTAGATGGGATGGCAGCCTCACAATATGCAGTGGAATTAGGAGAAAAATGGGGTATAGGACAAGCAGATAAAGACAATGGTGTTTTGTTTTTAATTGCCCCGAAAGAGAGGACAATGTTCATACTTACAGGACGAGGTACACAAGAAAGATTAACCGATGTTTTTATTGGGAGAATTCGCGACAATTATATTCTTCCTGAGTTTAAAGTTGGCAATTATTATAGTGGTGTACGTCTTGGCATTATTCAAATGATGAATAGATTGAGTGGCAGCTTTCAGTCTGACAATAATAGCACAGAAGATGGTGAAATTTCATTAGGACTTCTACTCATGATACTCCTCATTATTTTTCTAGTTATGTGGTTTCTAGGTAAATTGGCCAAAGGAATGAACTATAGCGAAACCTATTCAGGCAGAGGCTATAGAGATAACTGGGGAGGTGGCGGCTTCTGGGGGACTGGAGGCGGTAGCTCTTGGGGAGGCAGTGGTTCATGGGGAAGCGGCTCATCCGGTGGTAGCTTTGGTGGTGGCAGCTTTGATGGTGGTGGGGCTGGAGGTAGTTGGTAA
- a CDS encoding TPM domain-containing protein: protein MSHFFTEQESASIIQAIHEIENFTAGELRVHLEDLCEAAPVDRAIEVFNKLGMYNTSQKTGVLIYIASEDHKLAIIGDKGIHDIVGDDFWHTIMKNMQEKFNHESIYSGILYGVIAVGEKLKEYFPEMRKPVNELSNEISYGKI from the coding sequence ATGAGTCATTTTTTTACTGAGCAGGAATCAGCTAGTATCATTCAGGCTATCCATGAAATAGAAAATTTCACAGCAGGTGAACTAAGGGTACACCTTGAAGACTTATGCGAAGCAGCTCCCGTAGATAGGGCTATTGAGGTTTTCAATAAATTAGGCATGTATAATACAAGTCAAAAAACAGGAGTGCTTATCTATATTGCTAGTGAAGATCATAAATTAGCTATCATTGGGGATAAAGGTATCCATGATATCGTAGGTGACGACTTTTGGCACACTATTATGAAAAATATGCAGGAAAAGTTTAACCACGAATCTATTTATTCAGGTATATTGTACGGAGTCATAGCTGTAGGAGAAAAACTCAAGGAGTATTTTCCTGAAATGAGAAAGCCAGTGAATGAATTGAGCAATGAAATAAGCTATGGCAAAATTTAA
- a CDS encoding LemA family protein — protein sequence MKKTSLLLTIAVAFQMLMTSCGYNDMVAKREGVDKAWANVQSAYQRRMDLIPNLVSTVKGEASFEQETLTKVVEARASATQMKIDASSATPEQMMQWQQAQGQLGSALSRLMQITENYPNLQANQGFRDLRDQLEGTENRINTERNRFNEVVAEYNTLIKSIPQNIYAGWFGFTARTPFQADAAAATAPKVDFGTEKK from the coding sequence ATGAAAAAAACAAGTCTTTTATTAACTATAGCAGTCGCTTTTCAAATGCTTATGACGTCTTGTGGATACAATGATATGGTAGCCAAAAGAGAAGGCGTGGACAAAGCATGGGCCAATGTACAGTCAGCCTATCAGCGCAGAATGGATTTAATTCCTAATCTAGTATCTACCGTAAAGGGTGAAGCCAGCTTCGAACAAGAAACCTTGACCAAGGTCGTAGAAGCTAGAGCCAGCGCTACACAGATGAAAATTGATGCTTCATCGGCTACACCAGAGCAAATGATGCAGTGGCAACAAGCACAAGGACAATTAGGCTCCGCACTAAGTAGATTAATGCAGATTACAGAAAATTATCCAAACCTACAAGCCAATCAAGGTTTTCGTGATTTGAGAGACCAATTGGAGGGGACAGAAAATAGAATCAATACTGAACGCAATAGATTTAATGAAGTTGTGGCTGAGTATAATACTTTAATAAAATCAATACCTCAAAATATCTATGCAGGTTGGTTTGGATTTACAGCAAGAACGCCTTTTCAGGCCGATGCAGCTGCTGCTACTGCTCCTAAGGTAGACTTCGGAACGGAGAAAAAATAA